A region from the Pseudodesulfovibrio sp. JC047 genome encodes:
- a CDS encoding methyl-accepting chemotaxis protein, which translates to MLNNLKLGIKLSLGFGLVLLLTAFVALIGINGMRDVEDRVDKADDVNRLVRFILESRIQEKNVMLRHSTEAIENHAAILQQLQAQTQTTSLKFSHQINRDQMKDVTEAAKEYGQAFASYVQLEGQNKQALKKMQRAAQEAISKTTELREEQQSQLAQLIASESSDNSALTDKLTKADDADTLIQLFLTARMNEIEFMSTKDESFLQKSNEILSQLFEKTAALKTRFRNRTNIAQIETAVAALETYQNEQNKFATYAKQQREAEKTMIATAREADEICRVARADQKMKMVNEINTANLTSAITAAIALLLGILAAFFLTRAITKPLAMGVTFAKDMSNGDFTKTLDIDQKDEVGMLAKAMNNMVLKLRSVVADVDMATDNVATGSEEMSASSESLSQGATEQAASIEEVSSSMEEMASNISQNADNATETDTLATKAAADAKESGVAVNQTVNAMKSIAEKISIIEEIARQTNLLALNAAIEAARAGEHGKGFAVVAAEVRKLAERSGSAAAEISELSSSSVRVADRAGEMLQSLVPDIEKTAALIQEISASSNEQNAGAAQINQAIAQLDLVIQQNASASEEMASTSEELSAQGQALQTTMAFFKVAEESQYGAPRTVATVSSKKTALPSKSKTGGQKSPSNQLGSNDDYERF; encoded by the coding sequence ATGCTCAATAACTTAAAACTCGGAATCAAGCTCAGTCTGGGATTCGGACTTGTCTTGCTCCTGACAGCTTTTGTCGCACTCATTGGGATCAATGGGATGCGAGATGTGGAGGACCGCGTTGACAAAGCGGATGACGTAAACAGACTTGTTCGATTCATTCTTGAAAGTCGCATTCAGGAAAAAAATGTCATGCTCCGCCACTCGACCGAAGCCATCGAAAATCACGCCGCAATCCTCCAGCAACTTCAAGCTCAAACACAAACGACCAGCCTGAAATTCTCCCATCAGATCAACAGGGACCAAATGAAGGATGTCACCGAGGCTGCCAAGGAATACGGCCAGGCTTTCGCCTCCTATGTGCAACTTGAAGGGCAAAACAAACAGGCCTTAAAAAAAATGCAAAGAGCAGCACAGGAAGCGATCTCCAAGACCACGGAACTCCGCGAGGAACAACAAAGCCAACTTGCGCAGCTGATCGCTTCAGAATCATCCGACAACAGTGCCCTCACAGACAAGCTGACAAAAGCGGATGACGCCGATACATTGATCCAATTGTTTCTCACTGCACGCATGAACGAAATCGAATTCATGTCAACGAAGGACGAATCCTTTCTGCAAAAAAGCAACGAGATACTGTCCCAACTATTCGAAAAGACTGCCGCTCTGAAAACGCGTTTCCGAAACCGGACCAACATCGCCCAAATTGAAACCGCCGTGGCGGCGTTGGAAACCTACCAAAACGAACAGAACAAATTCGCGACATACGCCAAACAACAGAGAGAGGCCGAAAAGACGATGATCGCCACTGCCCGGGAAGCCGATGAAATTTGCCGTGTCGCACGGGCTGATCAAAAAATGAAAATGGTCAATGAAATAAATACGGCAAACCTCACCAGTGCGATCACGGCAGCTATCGCACTTCTGTTAGGCATCCTGGCCGCGTTCTTCCTCACTCGGGCCATTACGAAACCCCTGGCCATGGGCGTCACTTTTGCCAAGGACATGTCCAATGGTGATTTCACCAAGACACTCGACATCGATCAGAAAGACGAAGTCGGCATGTTGGCCAAGGCCATGAATAACATGGTCCTGAAGCTGCGCTCCGTGGTTGCTGACGTGGACATGGCCACGGACAACGTCGCCACCGGCAGTGAAGAGATGTCCGCCTCATCAGAATCCCTTTCGCAGGGTGCGACTGAACAGGCGGCCTCCATCGAGGAAGTCTCTTCGTCCATGGAAGAAATGGCATCCAATATCAGCCAGAATGCGGACAACGCCACGGAAACAGACACATTGGCAACCAAAGCCGCTGCCGACGCCAAGGAAAGCGGCGTTGCAGTCAACCAAACAGTCAATGCCATGAAGAGCATTGCCGAAAAAATATCCATCATTGAAGAAATCGCTCGGCAAACAAATCTGCTGGCCCTGAATGCCGCCATTGAGGCCGCCAGAGCCGGTGAACACGGCAAGGGTTTTGCCGTGGTTGCCGCCGAAGTCCGCAAATTGGCAGAACGGTCAGGCTCGGCCGCAGCTGAAATCAGCGAGCTGTCCTCTTCAAGTGTCAGAGTGGCTGACCGAGCGGGAGAAATGTTACAATCCCTGGTCCCGGACATTGAAAAGACAGCCGCCCTCATCCAGGAAATATCTGCTTCAAGTAATGAACAAAATGCCGGAGCTGCCCAGATCAACCAGGCCATCGCCCAGCTCGATCTGGTCATCCAGCAAAACGCATCGGCCTCCGAAGAAATGGCGTCCACCAGCGAAGAATTGTCCGCCCAAGGACAGGCCCTTCAGACG